One window of Oncorhynchus masou masou isolate Uvic2021 unplaced genomic scaffold, UVic_Omas_1.1 unplaced_scaffold_18___fragment_8___debris, whole genome shotgun sequence genomic DNA carries:
- the LOC135538891 gene encoding uncharacterized protein LOC135538891, which yields MKHPLVRMRNVHSQSSLGSDSDSQPVLKEEEEEEEKVTLEEEKETEEEKEGDILTDSELDPELPEDYSHGLEDLRWNLSSLEKAVYLSLPPWVQRALLCNLMAKCGVNKSFFPARLLSYLLLPYILPASIFLHVNYRVLCWLRQVPGKWLWPGVEMAVPFLLKLSHRRKNLMHRLWPSGPVRFWPGGPARLWPCNPIRLWPYNCVRLWPCNPVRLWPYNSVGLWPCNPIRLWPFNLIRFWPLCFLASAKETHTQFKSAEDPPPQQRRRSVLRFQLSTTSTHYTTETPNTPTESHLDPLGFSLLFNLELAMDNQPNHQSLLHQSERMLPLEYGPCIKEEALASPHISYMGEEEEEERMSQGGDEVKEGLALLRRLPVECANTGY from the exons ATGAAGCACCCTCTAGTAAGGATGAGAAACGTTCATTCCCAGTCCTCTCTGGGGAGTGACAGCGACTCGCAGCCTGTcctgaaagaagaggaggaggaagaggagaaggtaacactagaggaggagaaagagacagaagaggagaaagaagggGACATATTGACGGACTCAGAGCTGGATCCCGAGTTGCCTGAGGACTATTCCCATGGCCTGGAGGACCTGAGGTGGAACCTGAGCTCTCTAGAGAAGGCTGTATATCTCAGCCTGCCACCGTGGGTCCAGAGAG CATTGCTGTGCAACCTCATGGCTAAATGTGGTGTAAACAAGTCATTCTTCCCAGCCCGTCTGCTGTCCTACCTGCTGCTGCCCTACATACTGCCAGCCTCTATCTTTCTCCATGTCAACTACAG GGTGCTGTGTTGGCTCCGCCAAGTCCCAGGGAAGTGGCTGTGGCCGGGTGTGGAAATGGCTGTGCCATTCCTTCTAAAGCTCTCTCACCGCAGGAAGAACCTCATGCACAG GTTGTGGCCCTCTGGTCCTGTCAGATTTTGGCCCGGTGGTCCTGCCAGATTGTGGCCCTGCAATCCTATCAGGTTGTGGCCCTACAATTGTGTCAGGTTGTGGCCCTGCAATCCTGTCAGGTTGTGGCCCTACAATTCTGTCGGGTTGTGGCCCTGCAATCCTATCAGGTTGTGGCCCTTCAATCTTATCAGATTCTGGCCCCTATGCTTTCTGGCATCTGCCAAAGAAACACATACACAGTTTAAGAGTGCAGAGGATCCTCCTCCACAGCAGCGCCGTCGCTCTGTCCTGCGGTTCCAGCTGTCCACCACCAGCACCCATTACACAACCGAgacccccaacaccccaaccGAGAGCCACCTTGACCCCCTGggcttctccctcctcttcaacCTGGAACTAGCGATGGACAACCAGCCCAATCACCAGTCTCTACTCCACCAAAGCGAGAGAATGCTGCCACTGGAGTATGGCCCCTGCATAAAGGAAGAGGCCCTGGCCTCCCCACACATCTCCTacatgggggaggaggaagaggaggaaaggatGTCTCAGGGAGGGGATGAGGTGAAGGAAGGGTTAGCCCTCCTCCGCAGGCTTCCTGTGGAGTGTGCCAATACTGGCTACTAA